GCCACCGGACAGGTCTGGACCGGCGAGCAGGCCTTGCCTCTCGGCCTTATCGATAAGATCGGCGGATATCGCACTGCGTTGCTCGACACCGCCCGCGCAGTCGGCATCTCGGGCGAGCCAACCATCGTCCGCCCGCCATCCAACAAAAAAGGCCTTTTAGCCCTGTTGACCGACGACGGCGAGGACCTGTTCCCCAACCCCAGCCAGATGCTCAACCGCGCTCCGGGCTTCTACTTCATGTGGAAGTAAGCTTCGGAATTGCCGACTTTACGCACTATCCGCCCTGTTTTCAATACACAGGCATAAAAGAAAATACATCTTTTTTGAAATTTGCTGTGACCTGTCCGCTCTGTCCTGCATCTCAAGGCATTGCAGCCAAGTAGTTACTCTTATCAACGTTTTTCATTGCCTAAAATGCTCCGATCTCATTTACAATCAACAACAACGCAACCATTCATGGAAACGTTGACTGCCCTCCCTCTATCGAAAGGAACTCGCTCATGACCAAAGCCGATCTCGTAGATAAAGTCACAGAACTGGGCGACCTTACCCGCCGCGATGGTGAGATCATCGTCGATACCCTCTTTGAGGCCGTCATCGGCGCGCTTAAATCAGGCGACAAGATCGAGATACGCGGCTTCGGCAGCTTCCGCACGCGGCAGCGCAACGCCCGCACCGGACGCAACCCGAAGACCGGAGCCAAAGTCGACGTACCGGCCAAGCGCGTCCCTTTCTTCAAGCCTTCAAAGGAGCTGCGCGACTCCGTCAATCCCGACGGCCAGAAAAAATCCACACCGCGAGCCGAAGCCAGGTCCGTCGATCCGCATCATCCTCCCGCGATGTAGCTGCAACACGCACGCATCGTCGAAGAAGTCGAAGTCGAAGAAAAGGAGCGCAACCCCGCGCTCCTTTTTTCATCTCATCGAGCCATTCGGACCACGCAGATCGCCGTGTACTGTGCAGAGAAAGCGCGCCACTGCAAGAGTACCCTCCTGGCAAGCAATACCCATCCTTCCAATCGAGCGATGCACATTCTGCGCTGGTAGCATACAGACATGCGCTGTCTGCTTTCGCTCGCCGTCATCTTCTGTTTCTCTGCTATATCTCTGACTGCGCAAAACTTCCCTCTTCCTGCTTCATCTTCCAGCGCCGATCCACTCAGTCCACCCCCCAGTACCACTGCGAATCCCCTTGAGCAACCAACCCTGAGCCCCGGCGTCATACTGCTGATGGAGCTTGACGGGCGTTTTGAAAAGGCAGTTGAAGAGGGCGGCGGCAAAGCCTTCGCAAGTTGGTTCGCAAACGACGCTGTCATCCTTAGCAACGGCAAACCAGCCGTCATGGGTCACACTGCCATTACAGAGCAGTCGCATTGGGATCCCAAGGCCTACCAGCTCACATGGGCTCCTGAAGGCGCGCAGATGGGCCCATCGAACGAGATGGGTTTCACGTGGGGGCATTATGAGGGTCGCTCCAAAGACAAAAACGGACAACCCGTCGTCATCTCAGGCCGCTATTTCACTGTCTGGAAGAAGCTCCCCAGTGGAGACTGGAAGGTTGCCCTTGAAGCCAGCGCCGACGCTCCTCCCACGTCCGGGGAGTGCTGCACGTTACCAAAGCCATAAACACCCGCTAACCCTTAAGTAGGAGTGTGCAA
This is a stretch of genomic DNA from Edaphobacter acidisoli. It encodes these proteins:
- a CDS encoding HU family DNA-binding protein, with translation MTKADLVDKVTELGDLTRRDGEIIVDTLFEAVIGALKSGDKIEIRGFGSFRTRQRNARTGRNPKTGAKVDVPAKRVPFFKPSKELRDSVNPDGQKKSTPRAEARSVDPHHPPAM
- a CDS encoding YybH family protein, giving the protein MRCLLSLAVIFCFSAISLTAQNFPLPASSSSADPLSPPPSTTANPLEQPTLSPGVILLMELDGRFEKAVEEGGGKAFASWFANDAVILSNGKPAVMGHTAITEQSHWDPKAYQLTWAPEGAQMGPSNEMGFTWGHYEGRSKDKNGQPVVISGRYFTVWKKLPSGDWKVALEASADAPPTSGECCTLPKP